A single window of Oncorhynchus clarkii lewisi isolate Uvic-CL-2024 chromosome 10, UVic_Ocla_1.0, whole genome shotgun sequence DNA harbors:
- the LOC139419516 gene encoding uncharacterized protein, which yields MELSERCSIPMNDYEDATGLQTPGAGTPGTENIYQSLRSPNIPSMQRQAKSHNRMQWKTPVFPLLLFNALLLIIILVIVGVHYSHFAGALSSKNGDFRQNEEVWHLHHNGFYLFWQSVGDCLAADSFCQQNNATLTTLQPHNTVWLLARARGQQLWVLKPRGTTEGSADGATEDDSENDADCALLTGDPTQPSMSPDHMKSQGWVCERKASPPHVSGHH from the exons ATGGAGCTGTCTGAAAGGTGCAGCATTCCAATGAATGATTATGAGGATGCCACAGGGTTACAGACCCCAGGTGCAGGGACACCTGGAACAGAAAACATCTACCAGTCTCTTCGGTCTCCAAACATACCGTCAATGCAGAGACAGGCAA AGTCACATAACAGGATGCAATGGAAAACGCCTGTGTTCCCTCTACTCCTCTTCAATGCACTTTTACTGATTATCATTCTGGTAATTGTTGGAGTTCACT ATTCCCATTTCGCCGGGGCATTGTCATCTAAAAATGGAG ATTTCAGACAGAATGAAGAAGTGTGGCATCTCCACCACAATGGGTTCTATCTATTCTGGCAGAGTGTGGGGGATTGCTTAGCTGCTGATAGCTTCTGTCAGCAGAACAACGCTACTCTGACCACATTGCAGCCACACAACACG GTTTGGTTGTTGGCCAGGGCCAGAGGACAGCAGCTTTGGGTCCTTAAGCCGAGGGGTACGACCGAGGGTTCTGCAGATGGTGCCACAGAG GATGATTCTGAAAATGATGCTGATTGTGCCCTCTTGACTGGTGATCCCACCCAGCCCTCAATGAGCCCAGATCACATGAAGAGCCAGGGGTGGGTGTGTGAGAGGAAGGCCTCTCCACCGCACGTCTCTGGACATCATTAA
- the LOC139419216 gene encoding insulin receptor substrate 1-B, protein MENHAAELLQQQQSYEDVRKSGYLRKQKSMHRRFFVLREASEEGPARLEYYENEKKFRSKSPVPKKALNLETCFNINKRADSKNKHMIVMYTRGESFAIAADSEDVQNEWYQAMLDLQWKCKNPEDCGSGGECGLPSPPSPTFKEVWQVKVWPKGLGQARNLVGIHRLCLTDKTVNFVKLNSDVAAVVLQLMNVRRCGHSENFFFIEVGRSAMTGPGEFWMQVEDSVVAQNMHETLLEAMKALSEEFRQRSKSQSVGATGGGGTASNPISVPTRRHHPNLPPSQVGFGRRARTETPGAGGANCTSTSPTPRHGFPRARTASIGGRTEEGGGGARGAWASSSPSLNGSCSTTPTLRPKPTRAPTPAKITLSLARYTPNPATSPAPSLSSSSGHGSECGLVGGAMGGVAICSYTRVPQRVSVSGSPSDYGSSDEYGSSPGEHSLLVPSLPGGSNGGMGHHAHVEGSSSYIVMGQRESLPGSHQRPQGRRMLRRSSSRECEAERRLLSKRASLPLTAHECLAPRRKEEEEETDQEYAVMSRSVSRDAFVSRRRGSGGFAAGGLEAGSVVGETQVRVDVVRGEAGGGGGGPVDSGYMSMLPGVTAPPFSLSLSVAVSDVSAKPGADDEYMAMTPNSSVSPPQHISLPVSEGYMVMSPNSSCSPDMHGMAIWGSRGSMESRAGSDYMNMSPISIRSACSTPPSQPEQNPLQHKMVYSYFSLPRSYKHTLSTRFEDDLDQGKRKEGGHSDQDSAGNRGGQVGYSKRDTATVGPAGGCQLSLSSSSFSSSSASSESLEDRPMSVAAGGGLRLTRTGPGFRNGGARSKDGSYQQKRVSHGPGGQQRKPRPLSVSVDMSKANTLPRVKENLFPTEPQSPGEYVSIVFRGGDVGGRRGGQWGPEHGLSVTHGTQRPRHRPALCHGGSTNLPRSFSAPLATSAALAASTEYVNMDLGLGNSPCPSTGTPVKSPFCPPPAIAPKPPVVARNRPSHRAAEGIVGGHRAAVPTDLPTSYTNYTEMAFSIVSEPNPAAPAMHAAQASSMEQESGLDFPSARSYSSPDQNQSSRLARDRVGRGDQLGRRRHRSETFIITPPPLPLQLSSSGSLFLDSAQAAAPHRQGGLERGSLWENAQSDAVASQASSSGSAKQGLNYIDLDLAFNKDSSQNELEGGATAPHNIFAPVHNGAGGGVMMGDITGLGNNPGYASIDFFKSEELRALHQSSRKDGKEC, encoded by the exons ATGGAGAACCATGCAGCAGAGCTGCTACAACAGCAGCAGAGCTACGAGGACGTTCGGAAAAGCGGGTATCTCCGTAAGCAGAAATCTATGCACCGGCGATTTTTCGTTTTGAGGGAAGCCTCGGAAGAGGGCCCTGCCCGTCTAGAATATTATGAGAACGAGAAGAAATTCCGAAGCAAGTCACCTGTCCCGAAAAAAGCGCTGAATCTGGAGACTTGCTTCAACATCAACAAGCGGGCGGATTCCAAGAACAAGCACATGATAGTGATGTATACCCGCGGGGAGAGCTTTGCCATTGCAGCAGACAGTGAGGATGTCCAGAATGAATGGTACCAGGCCATGCTGGACCTTCAGTGGAAAT GTAAAAACCCAGAGgactgtggtagtggtggagagtGTGGACTCCCCTCTCCTCCAAGCCCCACCTTCAAGGAGGTGTGGCAGGTCAAGGTGTGGCCTAAAGGGCTTGGCCAGGCCCGAAATCTAGTGGGCATCCACCGTCTGTGCCTGACCGACAAGACGGTCAACTTTGTTAAGCTCAACTCTGACGTGGCCGCCGTGGTCCTACAACTGATGAATGTGCGTCGCTGCGGCCACTCAGAGAACTTCTTCTTCATCGAGGTGGGCCGCTCGGCCATGACGGGGCCTGGGGAGTTCTGGATGCAGGTGGAGGACTCGGTGGTGGCCCAGAACATGCATGAGACCCTGCTGGAGGCCATGAAGGCACTGAGTGAGGAGTTCCGCCAGCGCAGTAAGTCTCAGTCTGTGGGTGCTACAGGCGGCGGGGGCACCGCCTCCAACCCCATCAGTGTCCCCACCCGCCGCCACCACCCCAATCTGCCCCCCAGCCAGGTGGGCTTTGGCAGACGAGCCCGGACTGAGACCCCTGGAGCAGGTggggccaactgcaccagcactTCACCAACGCCACGCCACGGGTTCCCCAGGGCACGCACAGCCAGCATCGGGGGAAGGAcggaggagggtggaggtggaGCCAGAGGGGCATGGGCAAGCTCCAGTCCCAGCCTGAACGGATCTTGTTCCACTACACCCACCCTGAGACCTAAGCCCACCAGAGCTCCAACCCCAGCTAAGATCACTCTCAGCCTGGCCCGCTACACCCCCAACCCAGCCACCTCCCCAGCCCCAagcctctcctccagctctggTCATGGCTCAGAGTGTGGACTAGTCGGAGGGGCAATGGGAGGTGTAGCGATCTGTTCTTACACCCGCGTCCCTCAGAGAGTATCTGTGTCGGGTTCCCCTAGTGACTATGGCTCCTCAGACGAGTATGGCTCCAGCCCTGGAGAGCACTCCCTACTGGTCCCCAGTCTACCTGGAGGGTCCAATGGTGGAATGGGACACCATGCTCATGTAGAGGGCTCTTCCAGCTACATAGTGatgggccagagagagagcctCCCTGGGTCCCATCAGCGTCCTCAGGGCCGCAGGATGCTGCGGCGCTCCTCCAGCAGGGAGTGTGAGGCAGAGCGCAGACTCCTCAGCAAGAGGGCCTCCCTGCCCCTGACTGCCCACGAATGCCTGGCCCCTCgtaggaaggaggaagaggaggaaacgGACCAAGAGTACGCCGTCATGTCACGGAGTGTTAGCAGGGACGCCTTTGTGTCACGGCGGCGCGGATCAGGAGGCTTCGCAGCAGGGGGCTTGGAAGCAGGGTCCGTCGTTGGGGAGACCCAAGTGAGGGTTGATGTGGTCCGAGGAGaggcgggaggaggaggagggggaccaGTGGACAGTGGCTACATGTCCATGTTACCTGGAGTGACGGCTCCTCCtttttccctctccctgtctgtggCCGTGTCTGACGTCAGCGCCAAGCCTGGGGCTGATGATGAGTACATGGCCATGACCCCCAACAGCAGCGTGTCCCCCCCCCAACACATCAGTCTGCCTGTCTCCGAGGGCTACATGGTCATGTCCCCCAACAGCAGCTGCTCCCCAGACATGCATGGAATGGCCATATGGGGGAGCCGGGGCAGCATGGAGAGCCGGGCTGGCAGTGACTACATGAACATGTCTCCTATCAGCATCCGCTCGGCTTGCAGCACACCCCCCTCGCAACCTGAACAGAACCCGCTACAACACAAGATGGTATACTCCTACTTCTCTCTGCCACGATCCTACAAACACACGCTCTCCACACGCTTTGAGGATGACTTGGATCAAGGGAAAAGGAAGGAGGGGGGTCATAGTGACCAAGACAGTGCTGGAAACCGGGGTGGACAAGTGGGCTACAGCAAGAGGGACACAGCCACAGTTGGCCCTGCAGGAGGCTGtcaactctccctctcctcttcctccttctcttccagcTCAGCTAGCAGTGAGAGCCTGGAGGATCGGCCCATGTCAGTGGCAGCTGGGGGAGGGCTACGACTAACAAGAACAGGGCCAGGGTTCAGGAACGGGGGAGCACGCTCTAAGGATGGATCCTATCAGCAGAAACGTGTATCGCATGGCCCAGGGGGCCAGCAGAGGAAGCCTCGTCCCCTCAGTGTGTCTGTGGACATGTCTAAAGCTAACACCTTGCCCAGGGTTAAGGAGAACCTCTTCCCCACAGAGCCTCAGAGCCCTGGGGAGTATGTCAGCATAGTGTTCAGGGGTGGTGACGTggggggtaggagagggggcCAGTGGGGGCCAGAGCACGGACTGTCAGTGACCCATGGAACCCAGAGGCCCCGTCACCGTCCAGCCCTCTGCCACGGTGGCTCCACCAACCTCCCCCGCAGCTTCTCTGCACCGCTGGCCACCTCCGCTGCCTTGGCTGCCTCTACTGAGTACGTCAACATGGATTTGGGGTTGGGAAACTCCCCTTGCCCATCCACTGGGACCCCTGTTAAATCACCTTTTTGCCCGCCCCCAGCTATTGCCCCCAAGCCCCCAGTTGTGGCCCGTAATAGGCCCTCTCATAGGGCAGCAGAGGGCATTGTAGGTGGGCATAGGGCTGCAGTGCCAACAGACTTACCCACTTCATATACAAACTACACAGAGATGGCCTTCAGCATAGTTTCAGAGCCTAACCCTGCAGCGCCCGCCATGCATGCTGCCCAAGCTTCATCAATGGAGCAGGAATCAGGCTTGGACTTCCCCTCAGCAAGGTCCTACTCATCTCCTGACCAGAACCAGAGCAGCAGGCTGGCCAGAGACAGGGTTGGCAGGGGCGACCAACTGGGACGGAGACGCCACCGCTCTGAGACATTCATCattactcctccccctctccccctccagctGTCCTCCTCAGGCTCCTTGTTCTTGGATAGTGCCCAAGCAGCAGCACCTCATCGACAAGGAGGACTAGAGAGGGGTTCACTATGGGAGAATGCCCAGTCAGATGCAGTCGCATCCCAGGCTTCGTCCTCTGGGTCTGCTAAACAAGGCCTTAACTACATTGATCTGGACCTGGCCTTTAATAAGGACAGCTCTCAGAATGAACTGGAGGGGGGAGCCACTGCCCCCCATAACATCTTCGCTCCAGTCCACAATGGGGCTGGTGGGGGAGTCATGATGGGAGACATTACTGGTTTGGGGAACAACCCTGGCTACGCCAGTATTGATTTCTTCAAATCAGAGGAGCTGAGGGCACTTCACCAGAGCAGCAGGAAAGATGGAAAAG AATGTTAA
- the LOC139418318 gene encoding uncharacterized protein: MSANVSPPNTALVAELSFSFQDELTATIQNALGVAVEIAVVEITKLVGQVLRDVRDQMHETLRDNKSLKFRLQAAELEICAARGEDRQVQSIIGEKNSTNSRIQQVHQQLNSLNVSQNKIKSGSEGEHRVLESNQSLGTTNVGDGYEEFESEVVDNPAFLNESFCEIREDGRVCTQDIKPDYLTLNQEDEAGTKEEVVSNMYSDNHEDFNRACTEPTTGHDTSRAHADGHPFPDGTMKDADVKCLVEVKVESVDLGSSRNCGPNTGGGEEDYCPDGFSLAQTRLLDDWRPAALQLPLSDPDSFTPSTSHSLSDSPIFTPNIPDLDILSSSSAIGLHAGFGKQQQYPPRETAGASTSHSHQMYSPQTGDVNNMVAAQHICKICGEKFHLSEELRRHRSLIHPKDMNKLPKRNLYPPGRSPYHCSLCGRDFNRMEHLKIHQRIHTGERPYACTVCNARFRHSWALTRHFRIHTGEKPYTCSQCGKTFRNCGGLRFHQRTHSMGGLG; encoded by the exons ATGTCGGCAAACGTGAGTCCTCCAAACACCGCTTTAGTAGCGGAATTATCTTTCTCGTTTCAGGATGAATTGACTGCTACTATTCAAAATGCACTAGGAGTAGCAGTGGAGATAGCGGTGGTTGAGATTACAAAACTAGTCGGCCAAGTGTTGAGGGACGTGCGGGATCAAATGCACGAGACGCTGCGGGACAATAAGTCCTTAAAGTTTCGCTTGCAAGCAGCCGAACTTGAAATATGTGCAGCGCGAGGAGAGGATCGTCAAGTACAATCAATAATAGGGGAAAAAAACAGCACCAATAGTAGAATCCAACAGGTTCATCAGCAGCTGAATTCTCTAAACGTctcacaaaataaaataaaatcaggaAGCGAAGGAGAGCACAGAGTTCTTGAATCCAATCAGTCTCTTGGTACAACAAATGTTGGGGATGGGTATGAAGAATTTGAATCAGAAGTTGTTGATAACCCTGCATTTCTTAACGAGTCGTTTTGTGAGATCCGTGAGGATGGTAGGGTGTGCACTCAAGATATTAAACCGGATTATTTAACTTTAAATCAGGAAGATGAAGCTG GGACTAAAGAAGAGGTTGTCTCAAACATGTACTCAGACAACCATGAAGATTTTAACCGAGCGTGCACAGAGCCAACCACGGGACATGATACATCAAGAGCCCATGCTGACGGCCATCCCTTCCCTGACGGTACCATGAAGGATGCAGATGTGAAGTGTCTGGTTGAGGTGAAGGTAGAGTCTGTAGACCTGGGAAGCAGTAGGAACTGTGGTCCCAATactggagggggagaagaggactACTGTCCAGATGGTTTCTCCTTGGCTCAAACCAGGCTGCTGGATGATTGGAGGCCAGCGGCACTGCAGCTCCCACTCAGTGACCCAGACTCATTCACCCCCTCCACCAGCCACTCTCTAT CGGACTCCCCCATCTTCACCCCAAACATACCAGACTTGGACATCCTATCATCTTCTTCAGCTATAGGTCTCCATGCAGGCTTTGGTAAACAACAGCAGTACCCACCCAGAGAGACTGCTGGGGCTTCCACCTCTCACTCACACCAGATGTACAGCCCTCAGACAGGTGATGTGAACAACATGGTTGCAGCACAGCACATCTGCAAGATCTGTGGAGAGAAGTTCCATCTGTCTGAGGAGCTGCGGCGACATCGTAGTCTTATTCACCCAAAGGATATGAACAAGCTCCCCAAGCGCAACCTCTACCCCCCTGGGCGGAGCCCGTACCACTGCTCCCTGTGTGGTCGAGACTTCAACCGCATGGAGCACCTGAAGATCCATCAGCGTATTCATACTGGAGAGAGGCCTTATGCCTGCACCGTGTGCAATGCACGCTTCCGTCACTCTTGGGCTCTCACAAGACACTTCCgtattcacacaggagagaagccctacACTTGCAGCCAGTGTGGCAAGACTTTCCGAAACTGTGGGGGGCTGCGCTTTCACCAACGTACTCACTCAATGGGAGGGCTCGGCTGA
- the LOC139419517 gene encoding uncharacterized protein encodes MEDRRLPPTVPLVVKTEPDTETRRVREEEQPTIPIRVKKEDLSEVPLKLPRFKYVDFPSLHQCIQQLTVPPLDSWLEGFPLALGRPSGGHTPVTSKERVPKFRYVDYPSLHHCIQQLSVPPLESWSSGLARSGCGVTGGPGSTNSHPSSVRGNQTIQGDGSASAYKQDEYTAFPFPGPDSGSIQCVTSSSKASHKPQRLQLLLSSPPGSRPALSSQGEEVRHNVVCSDQLSQKFSNPKSWVAGMKRVRGAGPLHQSNRKSAGDDEWHADFKKSTQSHQEAQVKLSDSPDLGQGFWRTIPESVCPFCQKMFSDPEELQIHQKSHREKKPH; translated from the exons atggaggacaggagaCTTCCCCCTACAGTGCCCTTGGTGGTCAAAACTGAGCCAGACACAGAGACCCgtagggtgagagaggaggaacagcctACCATTCCCATCAGGGTTAAAAAAGAGGACCTCTCTGAAGTGCCCCTCAAATTGCCCAGATTCAAGTACGTGGACTTCCCTTCGCTACACCAGTGCATCCAGCAGCTCACCGTGCCACCCCTGGACAGCTGGCTGGAGGGCTTTCCCCTGGCTCTGGGAAGACCCTCTGGAGGACACACCCCTGTCACTTCCAAGGAGAGAGTTCCCAAGTTTCGGTATGTAGATTATCCCTCTCTGCACCACTGCATCCAGCAGCTGTCTGTGCCGCCTCTGGAGAGCTGGAGCTCGGGGTTGGCCAGGTCAGGGTGTGGGGTGACAGGGGGACCTGGATCCACCAACTCTCATCCCAGCTCTGTGAGGGGGAACCAGACAATACAGGGAGATGGTTCAGCATCGGCTTACAAGCAGGACGAGTATACTGCTTTCCCCTTTCCTGGGCCTGACTCCGGCTCCATCCAGTGTGTGACCTCCTCAAGCAAAGCATCCCATAAGCCTCAGCGGCTTCAGCTGCTCTTGAGCAGTCCACCCGGATCCAGGCCTGCTTTAAGCTCACAGGGGGAAGAGGTTCGCCATAACGTGGTGTGTTCAGATCAGCTGTCTCAAAAGTTCTCTAATCCCAAATCTTGGGTTGCTGGAATGAAGCGTGTCAGAGGAGCGGGACCACTCCATCAGAGCAATAGGAAGTCAGCTGGTGATGATGAATGGCATGCAGACTTTAAAAAATCTACACAAAGTCATCAAGAGGCCCAAGTAAAGCTAAGTGACTCTCCTGACCTAGGACAAGGGTTTTGGAGAACCATCCCAGAGTCTGTCTGCCCCTTTTGCCAAAAGATGTTTTCAGATCCAGAGGAATTGCAGATCCACCAGAAGAGTCACAGAGAAAAG AAGCCTCATTGA